The DNA window AGAATAATTTAGAAATCATTCCATAAGACAAGGATAATGTGTTTATTGGCTGttctttttgcatttattttcccATTTGCAGTATAACACGGAGTATTTGAAAAATACAACAGACAGTCAAAGACATTGTAACATTGAAAAAGACATAGAAACAATGTTGCATCAGCGTCTGCTCCCCATCACACATTGGTCACCTCCTTTTCTGTGGAGCTTGTAGCCTTGGTTTCATGAATAGCGCTGCTGATCTTGAGCGTGTGGTCCTCGCTGAGCAAGTGCAGGATGTTACACAAGGAGCGGTTCATGGTGTCTTTGAAACCCCGTCCCAGACACACATAAAGTAGCGGGTTGAGACAGCTGTTGAAGTACGCCAGGCAGAGCGTCAGAACATGGGCCAGGTACACAGAGGGACTGTGAGGGGAATTCCGAGGCGTTACCAGGAGGAGGAAGTCTACGATATGCAGAGGGAGCCAACACAAGAAGAAAGACAGCACCACGGCCACGATGACCTTCAGCGTTCGCTTGGAGCGAGTCCTGCCTTGAGCCATTTTACTTTCGGCTCTCATGTAGACCACCCAGTGACAGATCACAATGACCAGGAGGGGGAGGATGAATCCGAGCAGAAAGCGGAATACAGTAACGATCCAGGCGCTCTCTATGCTGTGCACCACCAGGCACTCTTTCTTGTGTTCGCCCAGCGTGATCTCCCTGGTGTAGACAAACTGCGGGATGCTCCCTACGAGGGCCAGGCACCACACTACGACGCAGCCTACTATAGCATACTTGGGTCGCCTGTTGTTGTGGCACCACACTGGCCTGATCACCAGCAAGCACCGATCCAGACTTATGAAGACCAACTGCAGGACGCTGCAATACATGACCAAGTAGAAAAAGCCTTTGACCAACGTGCAAGCCAGCGGGCCGAAGTGCCAATGGTCATCATGGGCCAGAGGCACCATGAGAAGAGGCAGCGAGAGGCAACACAGGAGGTCAGCCAACGCCAGGTTGAGGAACCAGATGGACGTGACCGACGGGGGCATGTTGAAGCCGGTCACCCACACCACGATGGCGTTTCCGGGAACGCCAAAGGCAACCACCAGTGCGTAGCAGGTCAGGGCCACAATTTGGATGGGTTGAATCTTGGGCATCATGATGTCGGGAAAGTCGGGGAAAGTGAAGTTTAAGTCTAAATCGGTAATGTTGAAGTCCGTATAATCACCCAGGGAGGAGACATCATCCATGATTGAGCTGCAGATCCAAAAAATAGATGATCAGTTTCGCCTTTTCAAGCTGTTTCAATTTTCAGACTTCCTGGATCCAACTTTGGGATTTggtagaaaaataataacacaggccAAACTGTTGagtgacattgttttttttccacattgtgCTCAGATAATCCTCCTTTTTGTGTGGCAGAAACACATAGAACTGAACTGACACTTCAAACTCAATCAAACTCACATTTTCGGATTGTGAATGATtggcaaaattccaaataaaagTTTTTCTTTAAGACAAAAAGAAGTTAATACTTAATACTAACTTAAtttaaccccccaaaaaacaaattcagGTTTTACATGAAGTACCACACAAGGACTGGTTACTGTAtataaagtaaaactaatctTGCACAATAATAGGAATAGTAACTGCAATTGTAATATGGAATCATTTCCACAAATACTTGACTTACAACGTCAGCTCTTCAGTTGCTGTTGCACACCCTCTTAGCGGAAAGGAAGTGATGGGCTGTTCTCCTGATGCAAGGTTTTATAccccaaagacacacacacacgtctgcgattggctggcgaccagtccagggtgtaccccgcctctcgcccaaagacagctgggataggctccagcatacccgcgaccctcgtgaggataagcgggacaCATACACTTCTGCTCTGATGGTGTTGAAATGTGTTACAGAGGGCATTTTTTATGACTGTcaaaattattttgtatgtaAATGAGGCATACcaatattagtatttattattattgttaaattaacaaattaaataccaataaataaaatgttttttttaattttaattaattaatttattatttaatttttttttattttattttttattcttttttaagtTATTGTTTTTGGAGGACCTATTCAAACACCATGTGtaaatgcaatttttatgaTTATCATCATCATGGGTCTGCATGAACACTTATGGGCATACAGTGGCtttttgatgtgttttcttGGAGACACAGTTACTCATCCACTGTGGAGTGATTTCACAATACAAAAGTGGAACTCAAAGCAAAAGGATACATCCGCTTCAATTC is part of the Doryrhamphus excisus isolate RoL2022-K1 chromosome 8, RoL_Dexc_1.0, whole genome shotgun sequence genome and encodes:
- the c5ar1 gene encoding C5a anaphylatoxin chemotactic receptor 1, with translation MDDVSSLGDYTDFNITDLDLNFTFPDFPDIMMPKIQPIQIVALTCYALVVAFGVPGNAIVVWVTGFNMPPSVTSIWFLNLALADLLCCLSLPLLMVPLAHDDHWHFGPLACTLVKGFFYLVMYCSVLQLVFISLDRCLLVIRPVWCHNNRRPKYAIVGCVVVWCLALVGSIPQFVYTREITLGEHKKECLVVHSIESAWIVTVFRFLLGFILPLLVIVICHWVVYMRAESKMAQGRTRSKRTLKVIVAVVLSFFLCWLPLHIVDFLLLVTPRNSPHSPSVYLAHVLTLCLAYFNSCLNPLLYVCLGRGFKDTMNRSLCNILHLLSEDHTLKISSAIHETKATSSTEKEVTNV